One Spiroplasma endosymbiont of Cantharis nigra DNA segment encodes these proteins:
- a CDS encoding CPBP family intramembrane glutamic endopeptidase, translating to MKEKVNKFRDKHFGLSEETKFRFDILNYKTDGMIFVTSVLIVPFILSLFIALFGNNNKETFALLYLVSVIIGMVFNILRNGPGFFKGGYFWIYLLIIGPQIVFIFTGLIMFLINSALNNDEELISAFSSILTMILTEVIIIILAIFYDRKIFKRFKETLKTKWKEIIIIGFAGTVILYFVSTFIFLNLIETNLMGASESENQKNLIGILRDSDKSIKITYIILLFILTVVVAPFCEELCLRNCFNLNASNRWLGFVGSAMFFGFVHYGPSFDFQHILSYSSAGFILSGVFLFTKGNMTFSWIVHLLNNLLAFILILFII from the coding sequence ATGAAAGAAAAGGTAAACAAATTTAGAGATAAGCACTTCGGTTTAAGCGAAGAGACAAAATTTAGATTTGATATATTAAATTATAAAACTGATGGAATGATTTTTGTAACTTCCGTTCTAATAGTTCCATTTATTTTGTCTCTATTTATCGCTCTGTTTGGTAATAATAATAAAGAAACTTTTGCTCTCTTATACTTAGTATCAGTTATTATTGGAATGGTTTTTAATATTTTAAGAAATGGACCTGGATTTTTTAAAGGTGGCTATTTTTGAATTTATCTACTAATCATAGGACCACAAATTGTTTTTATTTTTACTGGGCTTATAATGTTTTTAATTAATTCGGCTTTAAATAATGATGAAGAATTAATATCTGCCTTTTCTTCAATTCTGACTATGATTTTAACAGAGGTTATAATCATAATTTTGGCTATATTTTATGATAGAAAAATATTTAAAAGATTTAAAGAAACTTTAAAAACTAAATGAAAAGAAATTATTATAATAGGATTTGCAGGTACAGTAATATTGTATTTTGTTTCAACTTTTATATTTTTGAATTTAATTGAGACAAATTTAATGGGAGCCTCAGAAAGTGAGAATCAAAAAAATTTAATTGGTATACTGAGAGATAGTGATAAGTCAATTAAAATAACATATATTATTTTATTATTTATACTTACTGTTGTTGTTGCTCCATTTTGTGAAGAGTTATGTCTTAGAAATTGTTTCAATTTAAATGCTTCAAATAGATGATTAGGTTTTGTAGGAAGTGCAATGTTTTTCGGTTTTGTTCATTACGGACCGAGCTTTGACTTTCAACATATTCTTAGTTATTCTTCAGCAGGTTTTATATTATCAGGAGTATTTTTATTTACTAAAGGGAATATGACTTTCTCATGAATAGTGCACTTGTTAAATAACTTATTAGCATTTATTCTAATCTTATTTATTATTTAA
- a CDS encoding PTS glucose transporter subunit IIA, translating into MGLFTKNKKLEVFAPVDGEIIDLSKVEDEVFSEKMLGDGIAFIPDNGEFVAPIDGKLVTVFPSGHAYGIANSNGVEILLHIGLDTVSLNGEGFDIKVKQGSNIKAGELLVNVDMAKVSKKVPSMNTPLIFTTDSMSGRKFEVLKTGKVKKGDLIIEVK; encoded by the coding sequence ATGGGATTATTCACAAAAAATAAAAAATTAGAAGTTTTTGCACCAGTTGATGGTGAAATTATTGACCTATCAAAAGTAGAAGACGAAGTATTTTCAGAAAAAATGCTTGGAGATGGAATAGCATTTATTCCTGATAATGGCGAATTTGTAGCACCAATAGATGGAAAACTTGTAACAGTTTTTCCAAGTGGTCATGCATATGGTATAGCAAACTCAAATGGAGTTGAAATATTATTGCACATTGGTTTGGATACAGTTTCACTAAATGGTGAAGGATTTGATATTAAAGTAAAACAAGGATCAAATATTAAAGCTGGAGAATTATTAGTAAACGTAGATATGGCAAAGGTATCTAAAAAAGTACCTTCAATGAATACACCATTAATTTTTACAACTGATTCTATGAGTGGAAGAAAATTTGAAGTTTTAAAAACTGGTAAAGTAAAAAAAGGTGATTTAATAATTGAAGTTAAATAA
- a CDS encoding amidase family protein, producing MNFKKTTLKKLHDQLVNKELKTTDLIKSVLDSSKADWDSNFLITLCEKEAMQKAEEIENKIDKENILSGIPFIHKDNITTKNILTTAGSKILSNYIPSYDARIAECFNQVDSILIGKAALDELSMGGTGLFSFNGEVRNPHDKNRIAGGSSSGSAYAVAKGIVPFATGGDTGDSIRKPASLTGIVGFKPTYGSISRYGAIPYAPSLDHLGFFTNNVEDLAYLCEATYGKDDRDFTSIDNKQEFVKNINNFNKKIKFGYIKNVNKLLKGQLLKDYLKLYDILKAEGHEIIELEFDKKLLEAIPAAYMMISFAEGVSSNYNLDGIKFGLRAKGNNYKEIIKNSRTEGFGETVKRRFLIGSYQLKSENQEILLAKSKKVRRLIVEALEKLYEKVDILILPPTFEPAPTVDQVYGVDVEQKGEGEFVFAEDILILANFNGMPSITIPFVSQENMPIGINLNAKPKEDLKVLQAAKYLENIIAKNFRQVGDLNE from the coding sequence ATGAATTTTAAAAAAACTACATTAAAAAAATTACATGATCAATTAGTAAATAAGGAATTAAAAACTACTGATTTAATTAAGAGTGTTTTAGATTCATCAAAAGCTGACTGGGATAGTAATTTTTTAATCACTTTATGTGAAAAAGAGGCAATGCAAAAAGCAGAGGAAATAGAAAATAAAATCGATAAAGAAAATATTTTAAGTGGAATTCCTTTTATTCATAAAGACAATATCACAACAAAAAATATTTTAACAACTGCAGGTTCAAAAATTTTATCTAATTATATCCCATCATATGATGCAAGAATTGCTGAATGCTTTAATCAAGTAGACTCTATACTAATAGGAAAAGCTGCATTGGATGAATTATCAATGGGTGGAACTGGTTTATTCTCATTTAATGGTGAAGTTAGAAATCCTCATGATAAAAATAGAATTGCTGGGGGAAGTTCAAGTGGAAGTGCTTATGCAGTTGCAAAGGGAATTGTACCATTTGCTACTGGAGGAGATACAGGTGATTCTATTAGAAAGCCAGCTAGTTTAACAGGGATAGTTGGTTTCAAACCAACTTATGGATCTATTTCAAGATATGGAGCAATTCCTTATGCGCCTAGTTTAGATCATTTAGGTTTTTTCACAAACAATGTTGAGGATTTAGCATATTTATGTGAGGCAACTTATGGTAAAGATGACAGAGATTTTACTTCAATTGATAATAAACAAGAGTTTGTAAAAAATATTAATAATTTTAATAAAAAAATAAAATTTGGTTATATAAAAAATGTTAATAAACTTTTAAAGGGTCAACTTCTAAAAGATTATCTTAAACTATATGATATTTTAAAAGCAGAGGGCCATGAAATTATTGAATTGGAATTTGATAAGAAACTACTTGAAGCAATACCGGCAGCATATATGATGATTTCTTTTGCTGAGGGAGTATCTTCAAATTATAATTTGGATGGAATTAAATTTGGATTAAGAGCTAAAGGAAATAATTATAAAGAAATTATAAAAAACTCTAGAACCGAAGGTTTTGGAGAGACTGTTAAAAGAAGATTTTTAATCGGAAGTTATCAGTTAAAATCGGAAAATCAGGAAATACTTTTAGCTAAATCAAAAAAAGTTAGAAGACTTATTGTAGAGGCATTAGAAAAATTATATGAAAAAGTGGATATATTAATATTGCCTCCAACTTTTGAGCCAGCGCCGACTGTTGACCAAGTTTATGGTGTTGATGTAGAACAAAAAGGAGAGGGAGAATTTGTATTTGCAGAAGATATTTTGATTCTTGCAAATTTTAATGGTATGCCATCAATTACAATACCCTTTGTTTCACAAGAAAATATGCCAATAGGAATTAATTTAAATGCAAAACCTAAGGAAGATTTAAAAGTACTACAGGCAGCAAAATACTTGGAAAATATAATTGCAAAAAATTTTAGACAAGTAGGTGATTTAAATGAATAA
- the gatC gene encoding Asp-tRNA(Asn)/Glu-tRNA(Gln) amidotransferase subunit GatC — MTINLELLKELQDDAMLDLSEKELQNILKYENSILKKFEKVLLVNTDNVEELHYPFEIFINDLREDEETKTLSKDEILKNAPSTFEDFITVVKVVK, encoded by the coding sequence ATGACAATTAATTTAGAATTATTAAAAGAGCTTCAAGATGATGCTATGTTAGATTTATCAGAAAAAGAATTGCAAAATATTTTGAAATATGAAAATAGTATATTAAAAAAATTTGAAAAAGTTTTACTAGTTAATACTGATAATGTTGAAGAACTTCATTATCCCTTTGAAATTTTTATAAATGACTTGAGAGAAGATGAAGAAACAAAAACTTTATCAAAAGATGAAATTCTTAAAAATGCACCTAGTACTTTTGAAGATTTTATAACAGTTGTAAAGGTGGTTAAATAA
- a CDS encoding ABC transporter ATP-binding protein: MNKDFFVRYIDDESLIEYKEKTEFKKSKGFFGLWFFYWKKHKVKSLFAIAFIILVSCLSVFNILIARQITSILIGESLIETLNNKELLSEIIKGLIPFIEEDQKEIFNQIEEFILSNDLEMPKELINNILQKFYFDYLSYDGKNVVAIFFELYITKIQWVYILLATIVFVIICMYIAYCFCGIISEEAQTDLKNKLIKSLLTKNVDFYNKNSQGKITETIVKDCKNISEQLKVAPIILLFIVFSTIGSTAMLVYIDKLISILMFSLILGVMLIALFVVLLIAKPVKKSMEAKSKSDSEITEKISAIRLIKSTGTWEKEIEHFSEENEKQNKYNKKLNFAISIIPGIIIGAVGCLTLSSIVFGVFIYASDTSKLITVFSTFTAGIFVMVTPIFQLNTILQSISSTNKSSQNIASIVNDEDNIVDIKEPKFIEKKEIESIVFENVSFAYPTSPENNILNNLSISFEKGKSYAFVGPSGCGKSTVTRLLLRFYENYEGSIKVNGDMELKDIDLKNWLQNIGYVDQEPQILSGTIKENLLYVKNDATDDEIIEACQKAKLHDLIMSWENQYDTFLFERGKQLSGGQKQRLVIARTFLKNPSLIILDEATSALDNLVEKEISIELDKLIIGKTTITIAHRLTTIKNYDKIFVLDSFKKIVQVGTFNDLIKKEGLFKDLYEVDKGES; encoded by the coding sequence ATGAATAAAGATTTTTTTGTAAGATACATAGATGATGAATCTTTAATTGAATATAAAGAAAAAACAGAATTTAAAAAAAGCAAAGGCTTTTTTGGACTCTGGTTTTTTTATTGAAAAAAACATAAAGTAAAATCTCTTTTTGCAATAGCTTTTATAATTTTGGTTTCTTGTCTTTCTGTTTTTAACATACTAATAGCAAGGCAAATAACCTCTATTTTAATTGGAGAATCTTTAATAGAGACTTTAAATAATAAAGAATTATTATCTGAAATTATAAAAGGTTTAATTCCATTTATTGAAGAAGATCAAAAAGAAATTTTTAACCAAATTGAAGAATTTATTTTGAGCAATGATTTAGAAATGCCAAAGGAACTTATTAATAATATTTTACAAAAATTTTATTTTGATTATTTAAGTTATGATGGTAAAAATGTGGTTGCTATCTTTTTCGAACTTTATATTACAAAAATTCAATGAGTATATATTCTTTTGGCAACAATAGTATTTGTAATAATTTGTATGTATATAGCTTATTGTTTTTGTGGAATTATTAGTGAGGAAGCTCAAACTGATTTAAAAAATAAATTAATTAAATCATTATTAACAAAAAATGTAGACTTTTATAATAAAAACTCTCAAGGAAAAATTACTGAAACAATAGTTAAAGATTGCAAAAATATTTCTGAACAATTAAAAGTTGCTCCAATAATTTTATTATTTATAGTTTTTTCAACAATTGGATCTACAGCAATGCTAGTTTATATTGATAAATTAATTTCAATATTAATGTTTAGCTTAATACTAGGAGTAATGTTAATTGCTTTATTTGTAGTTTTACTTATTGCAAAACCAGTAAAAAAAAGTATGGAGGCCAAATCAAAAAGTGACTCTGAGATTACTGAAAAAATATCTGCAATAAGATTAATTAAATCAACAGGAACATGAGAAAAAGAAATTGAACATTTTAGTGAAGAAAATGAAAAGCAAAATAAGTATAATAAAAAATTAAATTTTGCAATATCTATAATTCCGGGAATTATAATTGGAGCTGTAGGGTGTCTAACTTTATCATCAATAGTTTTTGGAGTTTTCATTTATGCTTCAGATACAAGTAAATTAATAACTGTTTTTTCTACATTTACTGCAGGTATTTTTGTTATGGTAACACCAATATTTCAATTAAATACAATTCTCCAAAGTATCAGTTCAACAAATAAATCATCTCAAAATATAGCAAGTATTGTAAATGATGAAGATAACATAGTTGATATTAAAGAACCTAAATTTATTGAAAAAAAAGAAATAGAAAGCATTGTTTTTGAAAATGTTTCTTTTGCTTATCCAACTTCTCCTGAAAATAATATTCTTAATAATTTATCAATAAGTTTTGAAAAAGGAAAATCATATGCATTTGTTGGACCCTCAGGATGTGGTAAATCTACAGTTACAAGATTACTTTTAAGATTTTATGAAAATTATGAAGGTTCAATCAAAGTAAATGGTGATATGGAATTAAAAGATATAGATTTAAAAAACTGACTTCAAAATATTGGTTATGTAGATCAAGAACCACAAATTCTTTCAGGAACTATTAAAGAAAATTTACTCTATGTTAAAAATGATGCCACTGATGATGAAATAATAGAAGCTTGTCAAAAGGCCAAACTTCATGATCTAATAATGAGTTGAGAAAATCAGTATGATACATTTTTATTTGAAAGAGGAAAACAATTATCAGGTGGTCAAAAACAAAGACTTGTTATCGCAAGAACATTTTTAAAGAATCCAAGCTTAATTATTTTAGATGAAGCTACAAGTGCTTTAGATAATTTAGTTGAGAAGGAGATCTCTATTGAACTCGATAAATTAATAATAGGAAAAACTACAATAACAATAGCACATAGATTAACTACAATTAAAAATTATGACAAAATTTTTGTATTAGATTCATTCAAAAAAATTGTGCAAGTTGGAACCTTTAACGATTTAATAAAAAAAGAAGGTTTATTTAAGGATTTATATGAAGTAGATAAGGGGGAAAGTTAA
- the ptsP gene encoding phosphoenolpyruvate--protein phosphotransferase, whose product MSKKMSGIGASNGISIAKVYILDEQPIIISDVIPKNIESELTLVTSSIAKAKVDLENLQVIAKEKLGEEKAAIFEAHASILEDPAMAEEFTTLIKDKNYNAAKAIKEVTDKYMAMFEAMDDEYFKERAADIKDVTERLIRYVLNLPVADLATISEEVIIVAEDLTPSQTAQLNPKFVKGFACNIGGRTSHAAIMARSLEIPAVLGLKTILRDVKDKDILAINGETGDIEINPSDKNQWKKLAENFEKEKEELKKLKDKPTLTKDGFDGFILEGNIGSPKDVESVLENGGEGIGLFRSEFLYMDNDHFPTEEEQFVSYKKVVEDMKGKITIIRTLDIGGDKKLSYFSFPHEMNPFLGYRAIRFTLDRKDIFRDQIRALLRASAFGPVGIMFPMIATIDEFLAAKKFTLECKAELKKEGIKVGKGLQIGMMVEIPAAAVNAENFAKHADFFSVGTNDLIQYAMAADRMSENVTYLYQPYNPSILRLLKMTIDGAHKHGKWAGMCGEMAGEPDALPLLMGLGLDAYSMSATSILKARSIMSKLTLKEVKQLADKALECETSSEVLKLVKEVMKNK is encoded by the coding sequence ATGTCTAAAAAAATGTCAGGAATTGGTGCAAGTAATGGTATATCAATCGCTAAGGTTTATATATTAGATGAACAACCAATAATTATCTCAGATGTAATACCAAAAAATATTGAATCAGAATTAACTCTTGTAACTTCATCAATTGCAAAGGCTAAAGTTGATTTAGAAAATTTGCAAGTAATTGCAAAAGAAAAACTAGGGGAAGAAAAGGCAGCTATTTTTGAAGCTCATGCTTCAATATTGGAAGATCCAGCAATGGCAGAGGAATTTACAACTTTAATTAAAGATAAAAATTATAATGCTGCAAAAGCTATTAAAGAAGTAACCGATAAATATATGGCCATGTTCGAAGCAATGGATGATGAATATTTTAAAGAAAGAGCTGCAGATATTAAAGATGTAACTGAAAGATTAATTAGATATGTTTTAAATCTCCCTGTAGCAGATTTAGCAACAATTAGTGAAGAAGTTATTATTGTTGCTGAAGATTTAACTCCATCTCAAACTGCACAATTAAATCCAAAATTTGTAAAGGGTTTTGCATGTAATATTGGAGGAAGAACTAGTCATGCCGCTATTATGGCAAGAAGTTTAGAAATTCCTGCAGTTTTAGGTTTGAAAACTATTTTACGTGACGTGAAAGATAAAGATATTTTAGCAATAAATGGTGAAACTGGTGATATTGAAATTAATCCCTCAGATAAAAATCAATGAAAAAAATTGGCTGAAAATTTTGAAAAAGAAAAAGAAGAATTAAAAAAATTAAAAGATAAACCAACTTTAACTAAAGATGGCTTTGATGGCTTTATTTTAGAGGGAAATATTGGAAGTCCTAAGGATGTAGAATCTGTTCTTGAAAATGGTGGAGAGGGAATAGGTTTATTTAGAAGTGAATTCTTATACATGGACAATGATCATTTTCCAACAGAAGAAGAGCAATTCGTTTCATATAAAAAAGTTGTTGAAGATATGAAGGGTAAAATCACTATTATTAGGACTTTAGATATTGGTGGTGATAAAAAGTTATCATACTTCTCATTCCCACACGAAATGAACCCATTTTTAGGATATCGTGCAATTAGATTTACTTTAGATAGAAAAGATATTTTTAGAGATCAAATAAGAGCTTTACTACGAGCTAGTGCTTTTGGTCCAGTAGGAATAATGTTTCCAATGATAGCAACAATTGATGAATTTTTAGCTGCAAAAAAATTTACATTAGAATGTAAAGCAGAATTAAAAAAAGAAGGAATTAAAGTTGGCAAGGGTTTACAAATTGGAATGATGGTTGAAATTCCAGCAGCAGCAGTCAATGCTGAAAATTTTGCTAAACATGCGGACTTCTTTTCAGTAGGAACAAATGATTTAATTCAATATGCAATGGCAGCTGATAGAATGAGTGAAAATGTTACTTACTTATATCAACCATATAATCCCTCAATTTTAAGATTATTAAAAATGACAATTGATGGTGCACACAAACATGGAAAATGAGCCGGAATGTGTGGAGAAATGGCAGGAGAACCAGATGCTCTTCCCTTATTAATGGGTTTAGGACTTGATGCGTATTCAATGTCAGCAACAAGTATTTTAAAGGCTAGAAGCATTATGTCAAAATTAACTTTAAAAGAAGTAAAACAATTAGCAGATAAAGCTTTAGAATGTGAGACTTCTTCTGAGGTTTTAAAATTAGTTAAAGAAGTAATGAAAAACAAGTAA
- the ligA gene encoding NAD-dependent DNA ligase LigA has protein sequence MKKILEKIRQLKEDLNKWGHAYYVLDKPLVDDSEYDKSLNELIKLEAEYPELITSDSPTQKVGGIVINKFEKYKHKQPMLSLANAFNKEDLENFNDQIIKEIENKKYNFFVEPKIDGLSISLIYKNGNLFKGVTRGDGVYGEDVTSNVKTIKSIPLSISDKNDYVEIRGEVFLSKTEFEKLNKQRLLNNEEIFANPRNAAAGTLRQLDSTIAASRKLDAFLYYFMDREKFHTHSDSLNYLETMNFKINSLGKICNSIEDVYSHIQFILSQREKLQYEIDGVVVKINDFDLYEKVGYTAKSPKWAIAFKFPAETKQTKLKNIFATVGRTGRITYNAALEPVQIAGTTVQAATLHNADFIIQRDIRIGGEVKVKKAGDIIPEVISPIQDDNYNSLKKWSEEKNCPQCNSILERVDGEVDQYCINFQCPRKIVRGLEHFVSRDAMNIEGLSIKIIEKLFNNKFVNTVSDIYKLHKYKDQLIELDKMGEKSVNNLLESIEASKTNSLEKLFFGLGIRHVGKKTAKTLSLNFKNIDMISSITFDQLEQVNDVGPIVAKSVCDWFQIKQNRELIEELKKLKINMQYLGNEGTKNNDKITLKSFVITGTLSRPRNYFKDLLEEYGAKVIDTISKKTDFLLAGNEAGSKLEKAQKLGINILSEEDFLEMIGE, from the coding sequence ATGAAAAAAATTTTAGAAAAAATTAGACAATTAAAAGAAGATTTAAATAAGTGAGGTCATGCTTATTATGTATTGGATAAACCTTTAGTTGATGACTCAGAATATGACAAAAGCTTAAATGAATTAATAAAATTAGAAGCAGAATATCCTGAACTAATTACATCAGATTCTCCTACACAAAAGGTTGGAGGAATTGTTATAAATAAGTTTGAGAAATATAAACATAAGCAGCCAATGTTAAGTTTGGCTAATGCCTTTAATAAAGAGGATTTAGAAAATTTTAATGATCAAATCATAAAAGAGATTGAAAATAAAAAATATAATTTTTTTGTAGAGCCTAAAATAGATGGATTATCAATTTCATTAATATATAAAAATGGAAATTTGTTTAAAGGTGTTACTAGAGGTGATGGAGTTTATGGTGAGGATGTTACTTCAAATGTTAAAACAATAAAAAGTATTCCACTTTCAATATCAGATAAAAATGATTATGTAGAAATTAGAGGAGAAGTTTTCTTATCTAAAACTGAGTTTGAAAAATTAAACAAGCAAAGATTATTAAATAATGAAGAGATTTTTGCAAATCCAAGAAATGCTGCAGCGGGAACTTTAAGACAACTTGATTCAACAATTGCTGCTTCAAGAAAACTTGATGCATTCTTGTATTACTTTATGGATAGAGAAAAATTTCATACTCACAGTGATTCTTTAAATTATTTAGAAACAATGAATTTTAAAATAAATAGTTTGGGTAAAATCTGTAACAGCATTGAAGATGTATATAGCCATATTCAATTTATTCTTTCACAAAGAGAAAAATTACAATATGAAATAGATGGTGTTGTAGTTAAAATAAATGATTTTGATTTATATGAAAAAGTAGGTTATACAGCAAAGTCTCCAAAGTGAGCTATAGCTTTTAAGTTTCCTGCTGAAACTAAGCAAACTAAATTAAAAAATATTTTTGCAACTGTTGGAAGAACAGGAAGAATTACATATAATGCTGCTTTGGAACCTGTTCAAATTGCAGGAACAACAGTACAAGCAGCAACACTTCACAATGCAGATTTTATTATTCAACGAGATATTAGAATTGGTGGAGAAGTAAAAGTAAAAAAAGCTGGTGATATAATTCCAGAAGTAATTTCGCCAATACAAGATGATAATTATAATTCTTTAAAAAAATGAAGTGAAGAAAAAAACTGTCCACAATGTAACTCAATACTGGAAAGAGTAGATGGTGAAGTTGATCAATATTGTATAAACTTTCAATGTCCGAGAAAAATCGTTAGAGGGTTGGAACACTTTGTTTCAAGAGATGCTATGAATATTGAAGGATTGAGTATAAAAATTATTGAGAAGCTTTTTAATAATAAATTTGTCAATACAGTTTCTGATATTTATAAATTACATAAATATAAAGATCAATTAATAGAACTAGATAAGATGGGTGAAAAATCTGTTAATAACTTGTTAGAGTCAATAGAGGCTTCAAAAACGAATTCCTTAGAAAAATTATTTTTTGGTTTAGGAATCAGACATGTTGGTAAAAAAACTGCAAAAACATTATCACTTAATTTTAAAAATATAGATATGATATCTTCAATAACTTTTGATCAATTAGAACAAGTTAATGATGTTGGACCAATAGTTGCTAAATCAGTTTGTGATTGATTTCAAATTAAACAAAATAGAGAATTAATTGAAGAACTAAAAAAACTTAAAATTAATATGCAATATTTGGGTAATGAAGGTACTAAAAATAATGATAAAATAACATTGAAAAGCTTTGTTATAACAGGAACATTGAGCAGACCAAGAAATTATTTCAAAGATTTACTTGAAGAGTATGGTGCAAAAGTTATTGATACAATAAGTAAAAAAACTGATTTTTTATTAGCAGGCAATGAGGCTGGAAGTAAATTAGAAAAAGCTCAAAAGTTGGGAATTAATATTTTATCAGAAGAAGATTTTTTAGAAATGATAGGAGAATAA
- a CDS encoding ABC transporter ATP-binding protein, giving the protein MIEVKNITRDLGGFVINQVSFTIKKGSVVAFVGDNGAGKTTTIKALFGELKLEQGEILMDGKSIFEEQNLQRIAFFPDSNSVPLNMKLKDYVAYICAVNNISKNAAKENADKVFKMLSLEPYKNKKIKSLSAGWKKRAIMASVLVRAPEYIVFDEPTANVDVEAKLSFMNILHELSRIGVTILITSHILEELQEVANYVVFIRDGEVVLEKDFDNKSESIAKLYKEIMAEKNNGEKLLKEIYMNKEMVV; this is encoded by the coding sequence ATGATAGAAGTAAAAAATATTACAAGAGACTTAGGTGGTTTTGTTATAAACCAAGTTAGTTTTACAATTAAAAAAGGTTCAGTAGTAGCTTTTGTAGGTGATAATGGTGCAGGTAAAACTACAACAATTAAGGCTCTTTTCGGAGAATTAAAATTAGAGCAAGGAGAAATATTAATGGATGGTAAAAGTATCTTTGAAGAGCAAAATCTTCAAAGAATCGCTTTTTTCCCAGATTCAAATAGTGTTCCTTTAAATATGAAATTAAAAGACTATGTTGCATATATTTGTGCAGTTAATAATATATCCAAAAATGCAGCCAAAGAAAATGCTGATAAGGTTTTTAAAATGCTTTCGTTAGAACCATATAAAAATAAAAAAATTAAAAGTTTAAGTGCTGGTTGAAAGAAAAGGGCAATTATGGCAAGTGTACTTGTAAGAGCACCTGAATATATTGTTTTTGATGAACCAACAGCAAATGTTGATGTTGAAGCTAAATTATCTTTTATGAATATTCTTCATGAACTTTCTCGAATAGGAGTGACAATCTTAATTACTAGTCATATCTTAGAAGAGTTACAAGAAGTTGCAAATTATGTTGTTTTTATAAGAGATGGAGAAGTAGTTTTGGAAAAAGATTTTGATAATAAAAGTGAATCAATTGCAAAATTATATAAGGAAATAATGGCTGAAAAAAATAATGGTGAGAAACTTTTAAAAGAAATTTATATGAATAAGGAAATGGTGGTTTAA
- a CDS encoding pseudouridine synthase, with the protein MTIIKVNQNDVDQTVFNFIKKNFKSTNLSIIYKWFRKGKIKINDIKIKDTKQKIKLNDEVKIYDSSETEKRDQFLEVDFSELEIVYEDENIVIVDKPANLEVHSPVNINLDQMVKSYLKNKNEYNPDLENSFVISHVHRIDKLTKGLVIYAKNKITLDILLNELNNKTKIKKLYLAKTENDNLQTGKISGYIKYDNDNQKAKFRIDKFNNAKKVEQVNKLIDEKNNIYEVQILTGRKHQIRAVCNFYKSPICKDFRYGGKRSHLREIDLIAYKIIFNNFEGHLEYLNGNEYKSKYSF; encoded by the coding sequence ATGACAATAATAAAAGTCAATCAAAACGATGTAGATCAAACAGTCTTTAATTTTATTAAAAAAAATTTTAAATCTACTAATTTATCTATTATTTATAAATGATTTAGAAAAGGAAAAATCAAAATTAATGATATTAAAATTAAAGATACAAAACAAAAAATAAAATTAAATGATGAAGTTAAAATTTATGATAGTAGTGAAACTGAGAAAAGAGATCAGTTTTTGGAAGTGGACTTTTCTGAACTAGAAATAGTTTATGAAGATGAAAATATTGTAATTGTAGATAAACCAGCTAATCTTGAAGTGCATTCACCAGTGAATATAAATTTAGATCAAATGGTAAAAAGTTATTTGAAAAATAAAAATGAATATAATCCTGATTTGGAAAATAGTTTTGTCATTAGTCATGTTCATAGAATTGACAAACTAACAAAGGGGTTAGTCATTTATGCAAAAAATAAAATTACTTTGGATATTCTTTTAAATGAGTTAAATAATAAAACTAAAATCAAAAAACTTTATTTAGCAAAAACAGAAAATGATAATTTACAGACAGGAAAAATATCAGGATATATTAAATATGATAATGATAATCAAAAGGCAAAATTTAGAATTGATAAATTTAACAATGCTAAAAAGGTTGAACAAGTAAATAAGTTAATTGATGAAAAAAATAATATATATGAAGTTCAAATATTAACAGGTAGAAAACACCAAATTAGAGCCGTTTGTAATTTCTATAAATCTCCAATATGTAAAGATTTCAGATATGGTGGGAAGAGAAGTCATCTAAGAGAAATTGACCTAATTGCCTATAAGATAATTTTTAATAATTTTGAAGGTCATTTAGAATATTTAAATGGTAATGAATACAAATCAAAATATAGCTTTTAA